A section of the Chryseobacterium scophthalmum genome encodes:
- a CDS encoding sugar transferase — translation MDYGLSFVVISVLLPIFFILIILASLDTGFPGVFQQERVGRFGKIFVIYKFRTYHIKKHTKSSFGKWMRKTKLDELPQLFNILKGDMSLVGPRPDISGYYDQLKNEDQLILNLKPGLTSEAGIKYRNEEEILNQQKDPLQYNDKVLFPEKVKMNLEYYHRLSFKNDMYILLKTFSVLR, via the coding sequence ATGGACTACGGATTAAGTTTCGTAGTGATTTCTGTTTTGTTACCTATTTTTTTTATTTTAATAATTCTGGCGTCTTTAGATACCGGTTTTCCAGGTGTTTTCCAGCAGGAAAGAGTAGGTAGATTCGGTAAGATTTTCGTGATTTATAAATTCAGAACTTATCATATTAAAAAGCACACAAAATCCTCTTTTGGTAAATGGATGAGAAAAACGAAGCTTGATGAATTACCTCAACTATTCAATATTCTTAAAGGAGATATGTCTTTGGTTGGGCCAAGACCGGATATTTCCGGATATTATGATCAACTGAAGAACGAAGACCAATTGATACTTAATTTAAAACCCGGATTAACGAGTGAAGCCGGAATTAAATATAGAAATGAAGAAGAGATTTTAAACCAACAGAAAGATCCATTGCAATATAATGATAAAGTTCTTTTTCCTGAAAAAGTGAAAATGAACCTCGAGTATTACCATCGGCTTTCTTTTAAAAATGATATGTATATTTTACTTAAAACGTTTTCTGTTTTAAGATAA
- a CDS encoding sugar transferase, whose product MIRIFDFLFAFFGLLFLWPILIILYIIGLFDTGSPIFVQERVGRFKKPFKLIKFRTMPVNTKSVATHLSQNVSITKFGSFLRKSKLDELPQLINVLTGDMSLVGPRPNLFNQTELIAERDKRGVYNAVPGITGLAQINEIDMSTPIKLAEKDAEMLQNLTLSDYIKYIFATVGGKGQGDRINK is encoded by the coding sequence ATGATACGCATATTTGATTTTCTTTTTGCATTCTTTGGTTTACTGTTCTTATGGCCAATTTTAATTATCCTCTATATTATAGGTCTGTTTGATACCGGCTCACCTATATTTGTACAGGAAAGAGTAGGACGTTTTAAAAAACCTTTTAAATTAATAAAGTTCCGTACAATGCCTGTTAATACAAAATCTGTTGCAACACACCTTTCACAGAATGTATCGATTACTAAATTTGGGAGTTTTTTGAGAAAGTCTAAATTAGATGAACTTCCACAGCTGATTAATGTTTTAACAGGAGATATGAGTTTAGTAGGGCCAAGACCTAATTTGTTCAACCAAACTGAACTGATTGCAGAAAGAGATAAAAGAGGAGTGTATAACGCAGTACCTGGAATCACAGGGCTTGCACAGATTAACGAAATAGACATGTCTACTCCTATAAAACTGGCGGAAAAAGATGCTGAAATGCTGCAGAATTTAACATTGTCAGATTATATTAAATATATTTTTGCTACAGTTGGAGGAAAAGGACAAGGGGATAGAATAAATAAATAG
- a CDS encoding DUF3575 domain-containing protein, translated as MKFTEKFLSKIFLIAVVFLLIKIKAQQTEIKLNAAFVPLTMLNIAVEKPLNKKFSIQAEGFISPWKSLYGKNMQFYMGTLEGRYYFDEVMKKWYIGAYGSVVAFNIQKWNYLKSAVVYDDNGNPELLANGNVRITERYQKGIALVFGFSGGYHFKINDQLGLDIYAGIGATQSLYKGYYKDNNERYDGAENWNKSGEVIPTRGGLMLTYKLK; from the coding sequence ATGAAGTTTACAGAAAAATTTTTATCAAAAATATTTTTGATAGCTGTTGTTTTTTTATTGATAAAAATAAAGGCACAGCAAACAGAAATTAAGCTAAATGCAGCTTTTGTTCCATTAACAATGTTGAATATTGCGGTAGAAAAACCACTCAATAAAAAGTTTTCAATACAGGCGGAAGGTTTCATATCACCATGGAAATCGCTTTATGGGAAAAACATGCAGTTTTATATGGGAACCTTAGAAGGACGCTATTATTTTGATGAAGTAATGAAAAAATGGTATATTGGTGCTTATGGTTCTGTGGTGGCATTTAACATTCAGAAGTGGAATTATCTAAAATCAGCTGTAGTGTATGATGACAATGGGAATCCTGAACTTCTGGCAAATGGAAATGTAAGAATAACGGAACGGTATCAAAAAGGTATTGCTCTTGTTTTTGGTTTTAGTGGTGGTTATCATTTTAAAATCAATGATCAGCTAGGATTGGATATCTATGCAGGAATTGGAGCAACACAGTCATTATACAAAGGTTATTATAAAGATAATAACGAGCGCTACGATGGAGCAGAAAACTGGAATAAAAGTGGTGAGGTGATTCCTACAAGAGGAGGCTTAATGCTCACATATAAATTGAAATAA
- a CDS encoding NAD-dependent epimerase/dehydratase family protein — protein MNVIITGYSGFVGTNLSSHLANQDVHVFAVSLRNDEWKNKIDENSDAIIHLAGKAHDTSDVSDPEEYYKINRDLTIELFNEFLNSDIKKFFYFSSVKAAADTVDGILTEDVDENPVTHYGKSKIEAEKYILSKNLPEGKNVYIIRPCMIHGPGNKGNLNLLYKVVEKGIPWPLATFENKRSFLSIDNLNFLIHQMLKKDLPSGIYNFADDKAISTNELISTINIALNKKAKLWKISKGLIERMASFGDKLHLPLNTERLKKLTESYVVSNQKIKSALGVEKLPLSAEEGLIKTIKSFKKLNKN, from the coding sequence ATGAATGTAATCATAACAGGCTATAGTGGCTTTGTCGGAACAAACTTATCAAGTCATTTAGCGAATCAGGATGTACATGTATTTGCTGTATCATTACGTAATGATGAATGGAAAAACAAAATTGATGAAAATTCAGATGCAATAATTCACTTGGCTGGTAAAGCTCACGATACTTCAGATGTTTCAGATCCTGAGGAGTATTACAAGATAAATCGTGATTTAACTATAGAATTATTTAATGAATTTTTAAATTCAGATATTAAAAAGTTTTTTTATTTCAGTTCTGTGAAGGCAGCAGCGGATACAGTTGACGGTATTTTAACAGAGGATGTGGATGAAAACCCTGTTACACATTACGGAAAATCAAAAATAGAAGCCGAAAAATATATTTTGAGCAAAAATTTACCTGAAGGAAAAAATGTCTATATAATTCGTCCTTGCATGATTCATGGTCCGGGAAACAAAGGAAATCTCAATCTTCTCTATAAGGTGGTAGAAAAAGGAATTCCTTGGCCTTTGGCAACATTCGAAAACAAAAGATCCTTTTTAAGTATTGATAATCTTAATTTTCTGATTCATCAAATGCTCAAAAAAGATTTGCCATCTGGAATTTATAACTTTGCAGATGATAAAGCAATTTCTACAAATGAATTAATCTCAACAATAAACATAGCGCTGAACAAAAAAGCTAAATTGTGGAAGATTTCAAAAGGCTTAATTGAAAGAATGGCTAGCTTTGGAGATAAATTACATTTACCTTTAAACACGGAAAGGTTGAAAAAGCTGACCGAATCTTATGTGGTTTCTAATCAAAAAATAAAATCAGCATTAGGAGTTGAAAAACTTCCTTTATCAGCCGAAGAAGGTCTTATTAAAACGATTAAAAGTTTTAAAAAATTAAATAAAAATTAA
- a CDS encoding aminotransferase class I/II-fold pyridoxal phosphate-dependent enzyme, with amino-acid sequence MKNKIWLSPPHMSGNELYFIQDALNKNWVTSQGENIDEFEQSISVFLKNDVHVCALNSATSAIHLSLLMLGISSNDEVLTSTFSFCGSANPIAYCGATPIFIDSEKDTWNMCTVALEEAIQDRISKGKKPKAIVVVHLYGMPAKMDEIATIAEKYEISVIEDAAEALGSTYKGKACGTFGRFGILSFNGNKIITTSGGGALVCHTQEDKDKAVFLSTQARDNAPHYQHSHIGYNYRMSNIVAGIGRGQMEVLNDRVEARRKMHDFYVDVFKDINGVEVFSEPNEDYYSNHWLSAIVIDEKMTGKNREDLRLAFLEDNIESRPLWKPMHLQPVFADAPYYGTNVAEKLFDDGLCLPSGSNLTDDDRERIEKIIKQFFS; translated from the coding sequence ATGAAAAATAAAATTTGGCTTTCACCACCTCATATGTCTGGGAATGAACTCTATTTTATTCAGGACGCTTTGAATAAGAATTGGGTTACATCGCAAGGTGAAAATATTGATGAATTTGAACAATCAATTTCAGTCTTTTTAAAGAATGATGTGCATGTTTGTGCCTTGAATTCTGCAACCTCTGCAATTCATCTTTCTTTGTTGATGTTAGGAATTTCATCAAATGATGAAGTCCTTACTTCTACATTCAGTTTTTGCGGCTCTGCAAACCCAATCGCTTACTGCGGTGCAACCCCTATTTTCATCGACTCAGAGAAAGATACCTGGAATATGTGTACAGTTGCTTTAGAAGAAGCAATTCAAGATAGAATTTCAAAAGGGAAAAAGCCAAAAGCAATCGTTGTCGTTCATTTGTATGGAATGCCTGCAAAAATGGATGAAATCGCTACAATTGCTGAAAAATATGAAATTTCTGTAATTGAAGATGCTGCAGAAGCATTGGGCTCAACTTACAAAGGAAAAGCTTGCGGAACATTCGGACGCTTTGGTATCTTGTCTTTTAATGGAAACAAGATTATTACAACTTCTGGAGGTGGTGCTTTGGTTTGTCATACTCAGGAAGATAAAGATAAAGCAGTATTCTTATCAACACAGGCAAGAGACAATGCTCCTCACTATCAACATTCTCACATTGGTTACAACTACCGAATGAGTAATATTGTAGCGGGTATTGGTCGTGGACAAATGGAAGTTTTAAACGACAGGGTAGAAGCACGCAGAAAAATGCATGATTTTTATGTTGATGTTTTTAAAGATATTAATGGAGTAGAGGTTTTTTCTGAACCGAATGAAGATTATTACTCTAATCATTGGTTGTCGGCAATTGTAATTGATGAAAAGATGACTGGGAAAAATCGTGAAGATTTAAGATTAGCTTTTCTTGAAGACAATATAGAATCAAGACCTCTTTGGAAGCCTATGCATTTACAACCAGTCTTTGCGGATGCTCCCTATTATGGAACTAATGTAGCAGAGAAATTATTTGATGATGGATTATGTCTTCCTTCAGGATCTAATCTTACTGATGACGACAGAGAAAGAATTGAAAAAATAATCAAACAATTTTTCTCATAA